A single genomic interval of Helianthus annuus cultivar XRQ/B chromosome 13, HanXRQr2.0-SUNRISE, whole genome shotgun sequence harbors:
- the LOC110897334 gene encoding uncharacterized protein LOC110897334 — MAVSDMVVGNLMMLYLAVIAAIKGYGQVTGRSYGGVTVLILSTAAVGVLLLGALTWDVSRKAATYAVVTRVGDDVEHEMCRGGICWHGVAVKSPASDLRFRLPQRQHIN; from the coding sequence ATGGCAGTTTCTGATATGGTTGTGgggaatctgatgatgctgtatTTGGCGGTGATCGCGGCGATCAAGGGGTACGGGCAGGTGACCGGGAGGAGCTACGGTGGAGTAACGGTGTTGATATTATCGACAGCTGCGGTCGGAGTTTTGTTGCTCGGAGCGTTGACGTGGGACGTGTCTCGGAAGGCTGCGACGTATGCGGTGGTGACACGTGTCGGTGATGATGTGGAGCATGAGATGTGTCGTGGTGGGATTTGTTGGCATGGGGTTGCCGTCAAGTCGCCGGCGTCGGACCTCCGGTTTAGGCTGCCGCAACGTCAGCATATTAATTAA